DNA sequence from the Marmota flaviventris isolate mMarFla1 chromosome 15, mMarFla1.hap1, whole genome shotgun sequence genome:
ccctcccCCCAGCTCCAGGAGAGGCCACAGCCGTCCCTGGACAGTAGAGGCCTCTGTGGCTCGGCCTCACTGGTCTCCAGGGCTGCCCTCCTCCCAGAGACACAAGCAGTGCCCGGGAACTGGAGCCAGGGCCAGGGAGGGTCTCCTGAGGAGAGCGGAGCAGAGCCCGGGAGCCCGGCCTGTCCTGGGTGCTGGGGAACTGGCCAACCTGAGCCCACTCCAGGAGGGAGTATGAGGGCACAGAGACAGAGGGACTCAGAGTCACTGTCCTTCTAATAACCTGGCTGAGCGGGAGCCGGCCTGACCCAAGGCCTCCCTGGGGCCCCTCTGCAGGCTCCCTGGGCAAGGGCTCCCTATAGCCCCTTCCCCCCGACCCCTCAGATGCCCATAGCTAAGCACTCGGGGCACACCCACACTCCCCCGCACTTGCAGAAATGAAAGGGGGACAGGAAGAGTGTCCACTGAGGAAGGGACATGGGGAAGGACCCCGGAGACAGCCCAGGCCTCCCCTGAGACAGCCTGGGGTAGGGATATGGGGAAGCCCCCCCTCGAGAGAGCCCAGGATAGGGACATGGGGGAGGCCCCCTGAGATGGCCTGGAGTGTCCTCTCCCCGTCTCTTTGGCCCCTGCTTTGGTCGCCTGGACCCTGAGCAGACTCCCCTGCCCTGCTGGAGGCTCACACTGCCCTGTCCACACCGCACCCTGCTCTCCCTGTCAGCTGTCTGCCCCACGCTCCCAGGTCCCCAGTTACCACGGCTCTCCCCTCCGAGTGACCAGAACCCACCCGTGGGCTCCTCGGAGGCTCCCTCCTGGGGCCCCAGGCCTTGCCATACTCAGGGGCTCCCAACTCCCCCCTGCGGCTTTATGGCCTCTGGGCTCCTGCAGTGGCCAGTCCCCCACCGCCCCGGAAGCCTCCTCTAGACTCCAGGTGGAGAGTGGCCGCCGCCCTGGCCCTTCCTGGTGGAGCTGCATCCCTTGCCTGGTCCCCCTGGGTCTGTGACTGCAGGCCTTCCCACGGCCCTCCCCAGAGCTCACAGGGACCCCGAGGGGCCCAGGGCCCACCCCATCCAGGTGAGGAGCTTGACCTTCAGGGAGGCCACACAGGGCCACTGGCTTGTGCCTGTGCTGTGAGCCTCTGGAGTCGGTGCCAGGGGACGGCCATGGGGTTGGTGACCCTGGGGTCCTGCAGAAGGGGCTGTCTGGTGTGGCTGCACATGAAGCAGGGATGAGCACAGGCCTGAGCTTCCCCACTCAAACTGGGCTGCGTGGCCTGCCTGCGTGGCTGGTCAGTGAGGGTGGGTTAGAGGGTCCAGTGCTGTGATGCAATGGGCTTCACACAGTGCCTGGACAGGGCTCAGCAGAGGGCGCCCTCCAGAGGCAGAGGTGGTAGAGCAGGGGTGGGCTGGGAGGACCTCTGTGAACCTCCGTCTCTTCTACACCAGGGGAAGGGAAGTTGCTTATTCTTGCCCCTACCCTTCCAGTTGCTGTGTGCTGGGTACACGGAGCAGTGACTTGCCATTTCCCGATGGCATTCCAGGTGTCAATCATCTTTGCCTGACTAACACCACTCTACATTTCACAACCACCCTGGGCACACCCGGAACTGCTGCTCTTCCAAACACTGCTCGCCCCGACCCCATTGCCATGTCTCCTGCTGGCCCTGcccagtgcacacacacacctcgGCCACGTTCCCGACAGCAACGTGCTGGGGAGAGTGTCACCAGCCCCATTCCTCAAAGGAAGGTGGAGTCCCTCGGAGGTGAGTGTCTATGGGGCCGGAGCTTGGTGCTCGCCTGCTAGGCCTCGTCCCTGGTGGCAAGGCCAGTGCTTCCCTGGGGAACTGTCCCTGTGGAGTCTGTCCCTGGGACGGGGTCTTGCCTGCCCCCCAAGTCCAGAGGTGAGCTCCTGACCCAGCCTGTCCTGGGGCTTGGTGTGAAGTCCACTCAGGGACTCGACTCAGACATCTCCTGGAGTGAGACTGGATCATCAGGAGAGGAAGCGCCTCTCCTCGGGCTGGTCAGGTGGGAACAAGCCGCCGTCCAGCCTGCGGGAGAGGAGACCTTTCAGAGGGAGGATGAGGAAGAGTTGAAGGACTGAACCGGCCTTGGGATGCCcggacccccccccccctccctgggGTGGTCTCTGAAGATGGTTTCTGTCCCTGAAGACAAAGAGTCTTGCAAAGTACTCTCCAAGCCCTGGGCCTCTCCCCGGGCACTAACAGGAGGCCGGCTCCTGCACTGGGGGACGTGGATGCAGGAAGATGGGATTCAGAAGAAGGGCCCAGTTGTCCCCTGCCCCGGCTGCCCTAAACTTCCTAGGGTGGCCCTTGCCCTCTGGTCCCCAGAGGACCCTCCAAGTGGGCCACACTCCACATTACAGTCCACACCTGGTGTCACTGGGAGGTGCCAGAGCCCAGAGGTGTCCGACTGTGCAGATGGGCAGCGCGCAGGCCCTCTCCACTGCTAATGAGAAACAGCTGTTCCTCGGGCGGAGGCACTTCCACGTCATGCTCAGGAACACGGGGCCTGTCCTCCTGCCCACCTGTCGGCCATTATAAGCACATTAAGGGCGAGCCCAGTCCTGTGAGTCAGCCTCCCAGGGCTCTGCGCCGTGCTGGGGAGGGGGCGGCTGGGCTGGCCAGGCCAGGACTGAGTCAGTCACAGTTCCATCTTTGCTGTGTGCCAGGGCTCTCCCGTGGAGGAGGGGGGAGCTGGAGGCAGCCCCCCGGGAGAGCAGAGCTGAGCTGTGCCAGGGCAGCCTGGGGCTCAGGTGCAGAGGGCAGGGGGCCTGTCCCAGGGCAGCAGCACTGAGGGCTAGGGGCTGGGACCCTGCACCCTGGGCTGCTTCCTGGGATTAAGTGGGGATCCCAGGAGGAGGACCAAGCCAGTGGCAGAGGGAGGGGGTGTCGGAGGGGATTCCTGAGGACGTCCCTCCAGTGCCGAGCGTTCAGTGCCTCTCCTGGTGTCCCCATGTCACCTGGGGCAGATGACAGTGAATTAGAGGAGGGAAGAATCCACTGACCACCAGGAAACTGGGCTGGTGAGGGCCAGGGATGACGCTGACCCAGATGTAAGAGGTCAGCCTTTGTTTACCATGAGGTTAAGGACCCTAGGCAGGTGACCAAGAAATGTCCCTGAACTGCCCACACGGCAGGTGCAAGGGCCAGCACCACAGGCCATCACACTTGGTCTTGGCAAGGACAGGGCTGGACCAGCAGCCTGAGCTCACTCTATGCTCTGGGGCCGGGGCGGACCATGGCCAGCTCGGCAGTAGCCCTGGGCTCTGGCTCACGCTGGCCCCTGCGCTGCGACCTCTGGGTCTTTCCACCCCTGCACTGGTGCCACCTCAGAGCAGGCGGGCAGGCACTGCAGGGCCCCGCATCCCCTCAGCACCTTCCTGCCCTCTGTTTTCGGCCCGTCCCCCACTCAGgtcaccccagcagctcagcGGCCAATTAGGAAGAAGCTTCCCCAGCTCCGAGGCTACCTCCAGCAAAGATGGTCACTGCTCTGAGCTCCTGCAGGGCAGCAGCCAGCCCTGCCCTGAGCCCCAGGGAGGACGAGGCCAGCTCCCTACCAGCAGCCCCCGGGGCCAAGGGGCCAGCTGGGGCAGATAGCGAGAGGACCCGGAGGACGCCTCAGACGGTGACTGTCCTtgtcctcccttctcctcctgcttTAGGAGGCTCCTTTGCTGTGGCAAACTGAACCTGCCTGGAGGGGGTCAGTCACAGAGAAGCTCCCCTAGCCCCCGGCCCTCGCCACAGGGTGAAGACCACATTGTGCCTCCCAGGGAGGAGCCATGCTCTGGGCTGTGCCGGGGGCCAGGGCGGGAGCAGGAGCGCACACCCCCACTCTGCCCCTGGCCAGGCCTGGGAGGCCCGGCCCTAGCACCGCTGCCCGCTGGGCGACAGTCCACCCAGATCCCTCGTGTGATCTGGGCCCAGCACCTATCAGCCTCCCTCTGCTACAGACCATGACCCCACATCTGTGACCTGGGAAAGCAAGAGCCAGGAGGGCCAGGGTCGCTGGTACCAGCCCATGTCCGCTGGGAGACAGGGCCAGGAGTCATTTCCAGCCACAGAGTAAGTGGGAGGGGAACGtgccctgagccccaccccacccccccagcaTGTGGCTGCTCCCCTACAGCTGGGCCCTGACCAGAGCTGGGTTCTGCCTTGATTTCCCTCCTGCAGCCCTTTCCAGACTCCGTCCACACGGCTCCCCCAAACAGGGCCTCGTATTAAGTAAATGAAGCACAGAGCACCCAGGCACGTTGGAACCCCAAATCCAATTATTTTAGTGTAGGAATGTTCTGTGAAATAACCGCACACAGTCACACTAAAAGAATCATTGTTCATTATTTAGGTAAAATTCAAACCTGACTGGCCATCTGTACTCCATGTGGAGCCCCGACTCTGACCACCAAGGCCAGCTGCTCCCCTCTTCCCTCACCAGTGGGAGGGATCAGAGTCAACCAGCCCCCAGACCTGTGGCCCCAAAGACAATCCCTTATGACCCAGTGCCAGGATGGCAGTCTGAGGCCACGTCTTCCCTGCTTCCTCTGACCTGTCCAGGACCTGGGGTGTGGCAGGACAGGCAGGGCCGCGGCCACCACCTCCCACACCACAGCCGACCCCACGGGCGGACCGCACAGGGGCAGTGCCAGCTCTGTGCCAGGCGCTCTGCACACAAGGAGGACCCTGAGGGGAAGCCGCTGGGTGCCTGTTCTGTGGGCGAGGCCTGCAGGTGGCCCTGCTGCCAATGGAGGGGCAGGAGGCGCCTTCATCGGGGTCATTCACCCCTCATCAGTCTCCTGTGTGGGACCCAAGGAGGGTCCTGCTCTGCTTCCTGGGTCAGGGCTCTGTCCTCGGCTGGCCCCCGCCAGGCCTCCACTTCCCACCTCTGACCATGCCCTCTGCACCAAGCACCTCACGCAGACACGTCTCGGCTCTGGGTGATCCTCCTGCAGGGAGCCTTGCCAAGGACGGGCTCTGCCCAGACCCTCCCCAGGGGCTCAGAACTCCAGGGGTTCGGGCCCGTAGATATGAGGACCTGAAGAAGACTCTTGGTGATCTTGGCAGTGGTGATGTGGTGCCGTGAACTTTTGGTGTGACCTACAGGAAGTGTCATGCCTACTGACGGGGCCCCAGGGACACTTCCACGACAGTGAGGAACAAGAAAACGTTCATGGCCCCCTGTGTTATGTTCAAGTCCACTCGGAGCTATAAATAGAGCTGGGGTAGTTGGTGGTGCATGTGGAAGAAGATAAAAATCCAGGCGAAATGAAGGATTTGAAGGTGATAAACAAAACTTTGAAGCAATAGATGTTTAGAAAAGTATTTTATGACATCAGGGCAAAGACGAGTTTTAAAATAAGACAGAAGTGTAGGCTTACAGAGAGAAAAGTAATGAATTTGAACATACCAAAATTGAAAACCTCTGTATAAAAAGGACCATATGCTTGGTTAAAAGATAAGCAACAAAGTGGACAGACTTTTGCAACATAGAGAAAATAACGGGTCaatatccagaataaataaagaacatcTACAAATCAATAAGGAGACTCAACAGAGACACAGGCAAAGCACGTGAACAGGACATTCTCAAAACAGGAACTCTAACTCACAGATACGCGCATGTACACACGCTAACCCATGTGTGATGGCCATGCCGATGGTCACAGAACTATCACATCACACCTCTTGGGATTTTTGCAAACCCAGAAGTTGACGGTCCCCAGTGTGGGGGAAGGTGGGGGTGAGAAGTCACCCAGCTGTGGCTCTTGTCCTCCAGAACACCAGCGACATGGAGCCAAGTTGAGAGCTTCTGCCAGGGGGGCCCTGtgggcgccccccccccccgtgttgTCCACACACATCTCTGCAGAATTCAAGGCAGACGGGACGAGCACCCTGGCCAGGGACCCAGACCGGGCATGTGCCTCCTGGGGTGTCTGCTGGCTGCTGTGTACCTTCTCTGTGTCTATCTCCTGAGATGCAAATTGGGCCCTTTCCCTCTGAATGTGCTTGTGTGGATCTGCTGGGAAGATGTGTGTAAAAATCCCCAGAACACACGTGACCAGCAACGGCCCCAGAGACAGCGCCTAGGCTCCTGGCTCCCTGGGTCAGCCAACACTGGCcacacaggaggccctggggggaggggggcaggaaCGAGCACCCACTGTTACAATGTTGCActtgaaaacacaaaatagacCTATGtaactgaaaaaccagcctctacctcagagcaaagcctgtccaaggaagggacatggcctttgtccttggaaaaacccacagagcacccctaggcacattcccaccctgttaagttgtttatctacaaataacaggagagatctgctgcgccaggtgtccctgactcagtcaggctaggtggggacccatagcagccccctagcagccaccaatcagcatgaaacagggaaatacctgggatgccagatgaccccccagtagtttatggtggttgataacatgttgggaaaacatgtagttcagcacgtactcccctcttggcttaaaccaatcagttcaaatgaatccccctcttgtactaatcaatcacccctccccaacttgttcccgccagtgaatgtgctaatcacgttttagagttgttatttgattttcccacagtgtgtgatgatttgctaagggatgctatgatgtatgtgaggtccctgccttccccaaaaaaaatgtataaaactgctgcaaaccctgggctcggggcctctcagcgtcaccagttgctgtgtgcgcgtggaggactgagctagctctcaataaacacctctttgctgcttacatcgatcttgggtctctggtggtctttgggggtcccgaattcgagcataacataaCCAACCTGGGTGgatcttaaaagaaaatgttaagtaAAAAGAGGAATTAACGGACTTTACTCACCCAGTCCGGTTCATGCAGATGTGTGAGCACAGGACAGGAAGGCTGCTGCTCATGTGCTCCCGCGCAGTCGTTGTGAGACGGGGACTCCTGGCTGCCTACATGGTGACGGGTGGCTCCCAGGGAGGGATTCCGTGCTGAGGGGCTGGACCGCCAGCGTCTGCGGGAAGACTCTTTCTGGTTTTCTGGGGTTTGTCATTGTTTTAACCAAAGCCCCTCAGAGGGGCCCCTCCTGAGGGGTGCCACCCGCTCTCCATCCCAGCAGCACCCCCGCTCCCTCGTGGCCATGGGGCCTGCACCTGCTGCTCTGTCCTGCACTACTCTTGGGCCAGCGCCACCACTGGCCAGTTCCAGCCGTGCTGGCCCTCCTAGGCCTCAGACACGCCCAGCTCTGCCTGCCTCGGGGTCCTGCACTATGGTTCTGTGCCCCGAAAGGCTTGCTCCCGAAGCCTGATCACCACTGACCTGAAGGCCAGGTCCTGGGAAGCCTGCCGGCCACCCAGCTGCATACCGCCCCCTGCCCCCTGTGCTCTGTGTGGGTTCACTTGTTGACAGATGTCACCGGTTTCTTTCAGCATGTCAAACCTGCCCCAGGGGCCTGGAAGCCATGGAGAGGGGCCCTATCTGGCCTGCAGTGTGAGCGTTGGCCACAGGAGACCCAGAGGAGGCCATCAGGAATGAAGGAGTCCCCAGGACGTGCATCTGTGGGGAGGGTGACAACACCCACAGCCTGGCTCAGCTGGCAGTCCTGCTGATGGTGCCACTGGGTGCCTGCCAATGGGTCAGAGTGGTGACCAGGGTGCACAAACACCTGCCTGGCCTTCCTGCACTGCCCTGTCTCCTGGGCTCATGGCCCTGGGGCTGGCACCCATCATGACGGACAGTGGCGGTGTCCCTGGACAATCGTTTTGCAGAAACAGCTGTCCCCTGGCACAATGACAGTTTCTCGCAGAGCCCTGGCGCGGTGGCTGGAATCCCACAGGCCTTCCGCCCCACTCCCTGTGCCTCCCTGCACCCCGACCTCAGGCTCTGAGGGGTTGCCTGCTCTCCCTCCCGGCAGCACCCATGGCTCGTTGGTGAACTCGGGCTGCCTGAGGCAGTGAGGCCCATGGCGTCAGGCTCCTCGGTGGGCAGCGGATGCTGAGGGTGGCAGATGGAGAGCCCCACTCCCCTCCCTGAGGAAGGGGCCGTCCACTACATCCCAGATGGACGGGAACCCTGGAAGACCAGGGCTGACTCCACAGGTTCCTGCCTTGGCTCGGAGAACCATGAACAGCTGCCCAGGCCGTGCGTTGGGGGATGCACTCCAAGGTACCCCACTGCACCTGCTCCTGCCCCTGTGCCTGGACCACTGCAGCTGCCCCCCCCCGGGCTTCAATTCGTCTTCAGCTGGACAGTGAGGGGGTGGCCTGTGCTGAGCAGTAGGGGGGCCACTGTGCTCGGCAGCTTGTGCCCAGGGCCTTGCTGTAACCCCCACCATCACGCTGCAGCTGTCCCCCTCCTGCCCATGGCACAAGCAACAGCCTCGAATCATGGGCCCCCAGCCAGTGTGCCCACTCAGCCAGCCCCTTCTGGCCTCCCTCCTGGGCCAGCTCCTGATACCCTGCAGCACCTATTACAGCTGGAACTGTGTGGTTTGCCACCTACTTTCACCACCCCGGGCAGGAGCTGTGCCCGCTTCCTCATGGGGCACACCCAGGGTCAGCCTGGGTCCTCTGCAGAGGAAGTGCTCAAAGGTGTTGGTGTGTGTCTGTGGACAGACAGTTCACAGAGAGGACGCTGCACCTGAACCAGGCCCCTCTGACGCCAGGCCAGACCATCCCAGGCACAGCCACGGCTCAGTGGCCTGTCTCTAAGTCTGGGGGTGCCACAGAGGCCACCCTGTCTCTGTGCTTCTGGGCCATGACACAGCCTCTAAAGTGCCTCCTCTGCAAGCTGCTCCCTACTTTGGATCCAGTGAGACAATGTGTTGATGCGCTTTGTGCTTTCAAAATGTTGGCCTTGTTTGGAGACCCAACCTGCCTCCCATTACCAAGCATCGCCCGTAATCTCTCCACGGCCAGGAGGTAGCACCCAGGACCAGGGCCGAGCCTTCTATCTGCAGCCCTGCCTCAGTCCTCACCCCGCCCCCTGCACTATCAAAAGGCAGGGTATTGGCCCCAACCTCAGTAGACCGGGCACTGTGTGGGCAAGAGCCACAGGCAGCCCTGGAGGCGTAACTAGGATGAAGGCGAAAGGGAACCTGAGGCCTTCCAGGGAGGTGGGATGCCCCAGTAGGCAGGcgaggccccccccccccgcgccatGTGTGCCTCCAGGGAGGAGGGTGAGCAGTGAAGTCTACACTGAGAAACCCCTGGGCTATCATGGTGCCCACCTGCCTTCGGCTTGGAGACGCTGGCCTTTCCCAAGTGGACCTTGACTGACAGGCCCCACCCTGTGCGAGCTAATGGCCCAATTAAGCCAAATTTAACAGTATATGAAGAGGCACCCTGATAATGGCAGAGACTAGGGAGGGTCATTACAGAGGGGGAGGGAGATTCTGAAAACCAATTAATAGATAAGGatctctgccctccctctccctgagcATCCACTGTCACTAACACAATCAGAGCAGCTGCCCTCTCCGGAAATGAAAAGTCCCTCTAGTGAGAAGCTGGCATGGAAAAGAGCTGAGGAGCTAGTGGAAGTTCAGTGTCAAACACACATGTGTGACATTGAAAGTCACTTCCACTGTCATTATTACCATTAATACTGTCATCAACATGCCTGCTATCACCATCACCaataccaccatcatcaccaccaacaacaacaccATTACCACCAACAATACCAACAACACCAACACtatcatcactaccaccatcaccattaccaccaacaccatcaccaccaataCCATAAACACCACCAATACCATAAACACCACCAATACCATaaaaaccatcaccaccaccaaaaacaacaacaccataaccaccaacaacaacaataccACCATCTTCACCACTAACACCAACAACACCAACActatcaccactaccaccatcaccatcaccactaccaccaacaccatcaccaccaataCCATAAACACCACCACTACCATaacaaccatcaccaccaacaacaacaacaacaccatcaccaccaacaaaaacaacaacaacaccaacaCCAACAACACCAACActatcaccactaccaccatcaccatcaccattaccaccaacaccatcaccaccaataCCATAAACACCACCAATACCATaaaaaccatcaccaccaacaacaacaacaacaccatcaccaccaacaacaacaccATCTTCACCACCAACACCAACACCACCAACActatcaccactaccaccatcactatcaccattaccaccaacaccatcaccaccaataCCATAAACACCACCAATACCATaaaaaccatcaccaccatcaccaccaacaacacCAATAACACCAACAACACTACCACTATCACCATTACCACTAACACCGTCATCAACATCAATACCATAAACATCATCACCAacaacatcaccaccaccaacaccaactccatcactaccaccaccatccccatcactaccaccaccaccatctcatcactaccaccaccaccaactccatcatcaccaccaccatccccatcACTACCACCAACACCAattccatcaccatcaccactattaCCATCAACATCACCAGCACCAACtccatcactaccatcaccatccCCATCACTACCACCAACACCACCAattccatcaccaccaccaccaccatccccagcactaccaccaaCACCaactccatcaccaccaccaccattaccatcaACATCACCAGCATCATTGCCATGGTAGGGTAGGCCTGACCAGTCTACTGTGGGTGTCCCATTTCCCTGGGAATGACATCTAGAACCCAGGAAGAAGACAAGGAAATGTGCCACTTGTTTGGCTTAACATAGTACCCTAGGGGCAATGTTATCCTTTGGCTTGCCCTGTCTTTCTTGCCACCCACACTGTcacaaccaccaccatcaccatcactatcacaTCAATGTCAGCAGAGCATATTCAGTGGGTCATTAACACCAATGTGACACTATCATCAGAAACATTAGGGCCAGCACTATGTCCCCAGGACTtgacccagtgcctggcacagacaCTGTGGTGTGTATGTGAGGTCCCACCAGCTCCACACCAGCATCCTGGTCACCAGCCACTGCCTCACTCTGGGCTGGGCCTTGCCTTGCCTCCCAGGATCGACCCAGGTCTGGACACGGTCACGTCCGTGGGCACTCTCACTGCTGGGGAGAAGCTCTTCTCAGGCTCCAGCTGACTGCTCTGCTGGAACGAGCCGGAGGTGTGGAGAATTCCAGAGCACACTTAGCTTTGGGGAAACACCTTGGGTTTCCTGCGATGGCCTGGACACCCCCACGCTTTGTCCCAGGCTGACGCCCCTCGTTGCTAGGTTGTGCACCTGTCAGGGGGGCTTAGCTCACAGCAGCCCAGAGCCACTCTGCCCTGGCTACATGCCCTCCGTCTTCCTGccagacccccaccccaccctgtctCAGCCACATGGCCCTGTCCCCCATCAAGGGCCTTTGTTCCCAAGCCTGTCACTGGATACCAGTCTGCTTCCCCTGCCCCTGAGGTGGCAATCAAATGAATGAGGGTCTCCCCTTGGGCTCCAGGAAGTTCTGACACCAGGGTCTGTGTGCAGCAGTCACAGCAGGGTGTGCTCCAGACCCTGCCACCATCACCAGGGGTGGAAGGTGAGGTGGGAGAAGTGCCTCCTAGTGCACTTGCTGGACTTCTGCCCGCCCCTGGGGAGTTGAGAGCTGCAGGAGCCCTGCAGGACCCGGGTTGAGACAGGACATGGCTCCTGAGCCAGTCCTGGATGTGCCTGCCCAGATGAGGCTGAGATCAGCTCCTGCAGGGGGCGCAGTGTGCGGACCCCCTCCAGCACTGCCACCCAGGAATGCTCGCTCCGTCCCGCAGGGTGCGCACAGCCCAGCTTGGGCCCACGGCAGTGGGCTCGATGACCCCCCACCTCCTGACCGCCGGAGGGAAAACCAAGGTGTCCTCTTGTCCTTCCAGCAGCTGGAACAGAGAGGGAGGCTTGGCGAGGCAAAGACGGAGCACAGAGCACGGCAACACCTCGGGCCTCCACCCCTCCAGCCGCAGGGACCAGCCGGGAAGTGGAGGGTCCTCCCAGCCTCGCCTCCTCCCTAGATGCCACGTCCCCAGTTCCTGGAGGGAGCCCGCGCCTTCAGTCTCCAGGCCCCTGCAAGCCTGGCCCTCCCCTCACGGCTCCCCAACACTGCAGGGGGCCTGAGTCTCACTACTACTTGCTCACACTTACTATTAGGGTCAACGCATGTCGCCGCGTGGCTGAAGAGAGAGCAGTGTCTTCCTACATGATGGGACGCACCCCCATTTCAAACTTGAGGACACCTGCCTTCGCTTTCATTTGAGGCAAACAAAGGGGGGTGCTGAACACACACAGCTGGAGGGGGAAGGGCCAGGGCAGGCACCACGGGTCGGGAGGGGTCAGCAGTGGCTGGGGAACCCGAGGTCAGGAAGCAGACTCCTCAACCCTGGGGAATCACATCTTCCTCTTTTAGTCACTTCTCCCACAAGGTCCACACAGCCAGCGTGGACACGGGGTCAGCCACCCTCAGCTCAGCTCTCCCTGCCagcctaggcagacagcagggccCAGCCACCTACCTCCTGGGCTATGAGCCCATGTCAGTGCTGCTGTGTGACTTCATGACCCAGGGCTCCTCTTCCAGTcagatggagaaaaagggaaTATGACAGATTTTGTCACCACCCCAGATGTGGAGGACCTCTTCCATGTCTCTCCACACAAAGGATGCTTTGGAAATGTGTACACTATTGTCACTGTTAAGTGATGTCCACCGACTGTGTGGTCACCCTCAGAGCCTCATCTGAACTGACAGCTTCTCTGGAAAAAATACCCAAGTTGTTCTTCTGTGATTCTCCATGAAACATGTGCCATGAGAGACCAGCTGGGCAGCAGGGAACCGACTCCCCTGTAGGCGCCAATTCAAGGCTGAGTTTGGACCAGGCGCTGAGAGGTGCTCCCAGCCTGATCCTCTGCTGTCCCACCTTGACCGGCCACGGAGCACTGCTCCCATTGCCTCAGAAAAAAAGGTCCTGGTCTCACGGCAGCACATGGGCCTCCTGGCACCATCAGGGGAGGTTCCTGGTGCCACTTGCCCTGCACCAGGCCTGGGgacaccaccaccaacaccaacACCAGCAACACCACCcataccaccaccatcaccatcaccaacaccagCAAAACCAACACCAGCAACACCAGCACCCCCAGCActgccaccatcaccatcaccaacaccaacaccagcaacactatcaccatcaccatcaccaccaccaccaccatcaccagcaccaccaccaacacccccatcaccaccaccaccaccaacaacaacaacaacaccaccatcaccaccatcatcaccaccaccaccaccaacaccaacaccagcaccaccaccaacacccccatcaccaccaccaccaacaacaacaacaacaacaccatcaccatcaccatcaccatcaccatcaccaccaccatcaccatcaccatcaccatcaccaacaccagCAAAACCAACACCAGCAACACCAAC
Encoded proteins:
- the LOC139702112 gene encoding mucin-2-like; this translates as MPAITITNTTIITTNNNTITTNNTNNTNTIITTTITITTNTITTNTINTTNTINTTNTIKTITTTKNNNTITTNNNNTTIFTTNTNNTNTITTTTITITTTTNTITTNTINTTTTITTITTNNNNNTITTNKNNNNTNTNNTNTITTTTITITITTNTITTNTINTTNTIKTITTNNNNNTITTNNNTIFTTNTNTTNTITTTTITITITTNTITTNTINTTNTIKTITTITTNNTNNTNNTTTITITTNTVININTINIITNNITTTNTNSITTTTIPITTTTTISSLPPPPTPSSPPPSPSLPPTPIPSPSPLLPSTSPAPTPSLPSPSPSLPPTPPIPSPPPPPSPALPPTPTPSPPPPLPSTSPASLPCTTNITTNTSTTNTTTITITNTNTSNTTNTTTITITNTNNNNTITITITITITTTITITITITNTSKTNTSNTNTNTSTPSTATITITNTNTSNTITITITTTTTITTPPATITTTITNTSNNTPITTTTNNNNNNTITITITTTNTNTTITTTTTSTTTNTTTITITNTTPPATITTTITNTSNNTTITITTNTTITTTTTSTTTNTTTITITNTSTTTSTNTSATTPAAPALPLGLTVTATASDDATRRATLPTPLAVATNSSTTLALRAH